The following proteins come from a genomic window of Aequorivita marisscotiae:
- a CDS encoding YqaE/Pmp3 family membrane protein — translation MSIWRVLLSILFPPLAVIDKGCGSVIIVFILTVCGWIPGVIAALIILNSPNR, via the coding sequence ATGAGTATATGGAGAGTTTTACTGTCAATTCTATTTCCGCCGCTCGCCGTTATAGATAAAGGTTGTGGCTCTGTAATTATTGTTTTTATCCTTACCGTATGCGGATGGATTCCGGGCGTGATTGCCGCTCTTATCATTTTAAATAGCCCTAATAGATAA
- the lysS gene encoding lysine--tRNA ligase, whose protein sequence is MQLSELEIIRREKLQQLRTMGINPYPADLYPVSETSKNIKADFEEGKNVIIAGRLMSRRIQGKASFAELQDADGRIQVYFNRDEICSGDDKTLYNEVYKKLLDIGDFIGIEGELFKTQVGEKTVMVKNFTLLSKALKPLPQPRVDADGKVHDAFTDPEQRYRQRYADLVVNPHVKEIFVKRTKLFNAMRTFFNDRGYFEVETPILQPIPGGAAARPFITHHNSLDIPLYMRIANELYLKRLIVGGFDGVYEFSKNFRNEGMDRTHNPEFTAMEIYVSYKDYNWMMDFCEQLLEFCALEVNGTTKATFGKHNIDFKAPYPRVTMAESIKNFTGFDITGKTEDEIRKAAVAMKIPVDETMGKGKLIDEIFGEKCEGNYIQPTFITDYPKEMSPLCKEHRDNPDLTERFELMVCGKEIANAYSELNDPIDQRERFEAQLKLADRGDDEATAFIDYDFLRALEYGMPPTSGMGIGMDRLIMFLTNNPSIQEVLFFPQMRPEKKKVEMTEDEKTVFTLLKTNSPIMLEALKAQSGLSNKKWDKAIKGLTASKLAKVEKTDDNLLVSVL, encoded by the coding sequence ATGCAACTGTCTGAATTGGAAATCATCCGAAGAGAAAAATTACAACAACTGCGCACGATGGGCATTAACCCATATCCAGCAGATTTATATCCCGTTAGCGAAACTTCGAAAAACATTAAAGCAGATTTTGAAGAAGGCAAAAATGTGATAATTGCCGGAAGATTAATGTCTCGAAGAATACAAGGAAAAGCATCGTTTGCTGAACTTCAAGATGCCGATGGCCGAATTCAAGTATATTTTAACCGCGACGAAATTTGTTCGGGAGATGACAAAACGTTGTACAACGAGGTTTATAAAAAGTTGTTGGATATTGGCGATTTTATAGGAATTGAAGGCGAACTTTTTAAAACGCAAGTAGGCGAAAAAACCGTAATGGTGAAAAATTTCACCCTATTGAGCAAAGCCTTAAAACCTTTGCCACAGCCCCGCGTTGATGCCGATGGGAAAGTGCACGATGCCTTTACAGACCCCGAACAACGCTATAGACAGCGTTATGCAGATTTGGTTGTAAACCCGCACGTAAAAGAAATTTTTGTAAAGCGCACCAAACTTTTTAACGCCATGCGTACTTTCTTTAACGACCGCGGCTATTTTGAAGTTGAAACTCCAATTTTACAGCCCATCCCTGGAGGTGCTGCAGCACGACCATTTATTACTCACCATAATTCGCTAGATATTCCGCTATATATGCGAATTGCGAATGAATTATATCTAAAAAGATTAATCGTTGGTGGCTTCGATGGGGTGTATGAGTTTTCCAAAAACTTTAGAAACGAAGGAATGGATCGCACCCACAATCCAGAATTTACCGCCATGGAAATTTACGTTTCGTATAAAGATTACAACTGGATGATGGATTTCTGCGAGCAATTGTTAGAATTCTGTGCTTTGGAAGTAAATGGCACCACAAAAGCAACCTTCGGAAAACACAATATAGATTTTAAAGCACCCTATCCGAGAGTAACGATGGCAGAATCTATTAAAAATTTTACAGGTTTCGACATTACTGGAAAAACCGAGGATGAAATTAGAAAAGCTGCCGTAGCAATGAAAATTCCCGTGGATGAAACAATGGGGAAAGGAAAGCTCATTGATGAAATTTTTGGCGAAAAGTGCGAAGGCAATTATATTCAGCCAACATTTATTACAGATTACCCAAAGGAAATGAGTCCGCTTTGTAAAGAACACCGCGACAATCCAGATCTCACCGAACGCTTTGAATTAATGGTTTGCGGCAAGGAAATAGCAAATGCCTACAGCGAATTAAACGATCCCATTGACCAACGCGAGCGTTTTGAGGCACAATTAAAACTTGCAGATCGCGGAGATGACGAAGCAACAGCTTTTATAGATTACGACTTTTTACGCGCATTAGAATACGGTATGCCCCCAACAAGTGGTATGGGAATTGGCATGGATAGATTAATAATGTTTTTAACGAATAACCCTTCCATTCAAGAGGTGCTATTTTTCCCGCAAATGCGCCCGGAAAAGAAAAAAGTGGAAATGACCGAAGATGAAAAAACAGTTTTCACTCTTTTAAAAACCAACAGTCCGATTATGTTGGAAGCATTAAAAGCTCAAAGCGGTTTGAGCAACAAAAAATGGGACAAAGCCATTAAAGGCCTAACGGCTTCAAAATTGGCAAAGGTTGAAAAAACCGACGACAATTTGCTGGTTTCAGTTTTATAA
- a CDS encoding T9SS type A sorting domain-containing protein: protein MKKLLFTSLILVFTQVFFAQSSKESVAQTWMDNNMPINKTNQNFQLKNSHIGPSGATFRYQHTVNGVEVFDSSVAVHVSNKNQVTYHASTFDSSVASIATTPSISEEDALRIAKSALNIEGYISQKEVKLYVYNKLGDSKLVYRVTTMSEFRMGNWETIIDATTGTVLSTRDIAIYHKKNGKHTSNTVTPTTLVNGTAMVFDPDPLTKTGNVYGGNYSDNGDATNPDLDAARTAVTLFDIQFDGTNYRLKGPYTEIAELGSPSTGLFLQTNSDFSFTRDQQGFEAANCYHHIDKSFRYINDDLGIPLVSIYNGGVMRYDPHGANGADNSFYSAGSLQFGEGGIDDAEDMDVVLHELGHGLHDFATNGNLSQVNGLSEGTGDYWANSYKRSTGFWDITDPQYFWVFGWDGHNPFWNGRVTNYGAMYPGGLTGSIHTDGQIWSSVLLEIWEIIGREKMDAAVWEGLAMTNSNTNQQNAAIAVRQAAIDMNYSCAEIDAFTDRFTARGYVLPNYVCDPNACDISGIQTSNLSPCNDNGTPTDGSDDFFTADVTVTFVNPPATGTLDLTGDGTASVSTSGLTTSHTFTNVVFAADGGTIELTAAFSDAADCNYDENNAGTAPTPCVTAGVNDNEFFGVSLYPNPADQTISLANLTQEYTIAIYNMLGQKVKQQIVNADNNSINIQDLSLGVYILKFNDYNKVLRFVVK from the coding sequence ATGAAAAAACTTTTATTCACTTCGCTAATTTTGGTGTTTACACAAGTTTTCTTTGCCCAAAGCAGCAAGGAAAGTGTTGCCCAAACTTGGATGGACAATAATATGCCCATCAACAAAACCAATCAAAACTTTCAATTAAAAAATAGCCACATAGGTCCTTCGGGAGCAACTTTCCGATACCAACATACAGTAAATGGGGTAGAAGTTTTTGATTCTTCAGTTGCGGTTCACGTTTCAAACAAAAACCAAGTAACTTACCACGCAAGTACTTTTGACAGTTCGGTGGCGAGTATTGCCACAACACCTTCAATATCTGAAGAAGACGCCTTACGTATTGCAAAATCTGCACTGAATATTGAAGGGTATATTTCTCAAAAAGAAGTAAAACTCTACGTATATAATAAACTTGGCGACAGCAAATTGGTTTATAGGGTTACTACGATGTCTGAATTCCGAATGGGAAATTGGGAAACAATTATAGATGCCACAACTGGCACTGTTTTAAGCACCCGAGATATTGCAATTTATCATAAAAAGAATGGTAAACACACCTCAAACACTGTAACTCCCACAACTTTGGTTAATGGTACAGCAATGGTTTTTGATCCGGATCCACTTACTAAAACTGGTAACGTTTACGGCGGAAATTACTCCGACAACGGCGACGCTACAAACCCAGATCTCGATGCGGCAAGAACCGCAGTAACCTTATTTGATATTCAATTTGACGGCACCAACTACCGACTTAAAGGCCCCTATACCGAAATAGCCGAACTTGGCTCCCCCTCCACGGGATTGTTTTTACAAACAAATTCAGATTTCAGTTTTACAAGAGACCAACAAGGTTTTGAAGCTGCAAACTGCTATCACCATATTGATAAGAGTTTTCGATATATTAATGATGATTTAGGAATTCCTTTGGTATCAATTTACAATGGTGGCGTAATGCGTTATGATCCACATGGTGCCAACGGAGCAGACAATTCATTTTACAGCGCAGGAAGTCTTCAATTTGGGGAAGGTGGAATTGACGACGCCGAAGATATGGACGTTGTGCTTCACGAATTGGGTCATGGTCTTCACGACTTTGCTACTAACGGAAATCTAAGTCAGGTTAATGGGCTAAGTGAAGGAACTGGCGATTATTGGGCTAATAGTTATAAAAGAAGTACAGGTTTTTGGGATATTACAGACCCACAATACTTTTGGGTGTTTGGTTGGGACGGACACAATCCATTTTGGAATGGCCGCGTAACCAATTATGGTGCAATGTATCCGGGTGGCCTAACGGGTTCAATTCATACTGATGGTCAAATATGGTCCTCCGTATTACTCGAAATTTGGGAAATAATTGGAAGAGAAAAAATGGACGCCGCAGTTTGGGAAGGCCTTGCCATGACCAATAGCAACACCAATCAACAAAACGCTGCGATCGCTGTAAGACAAGCTGCCATAGATATGAATTACAGTTGTGCAGAAATTGATGCCTTTACAGACAGATTTACAGCGCGAGGCTATGTATTGCCAAACTATGTTTGCGATCCAAACGCTTGCGACATCTCGGGTATTCAAACCTCAAATCTTTCGCCTTGCAACGATAATGGCACCCCGACAGATGGCAGTGACGATTTTTTTACTGCTGATGTAACTGTAACCTTCGTAAACCCGCCAGCAACAGGAACTTTAGATTTAACGGGTGACGGAACGGCTTCAGTATCTACCTCAGGTTTAACTACGTCGCATACGTTCACTAATGTTGTTTTTGCAGCAGATGGTGGCACAATAGAACTTACCGCTGCATTTTCAGACGCTGCTGATTGTAATTATGATGAAAATAACGCTGGTACTGCCCCAACCCCTTGCGTTACTGCAGGAGTGAATGACAACGAATTTTTTGGCGTGTCGCTTTATCCAAATCCAGCAGATCAAACTATTTCATTGGCAAACTTAACCCAAGAATACACTATTGCAATTTATAATATGTTAGGCCAAAAAGTGAAACAGCAAATTGTAAATGCCGATAATAACAGCATTAATATTCAAGATCTGTCCTTGGGAGTATATATACTCAAGTTTAACGATTACAACAAAGTATTGCGCTTCGTTGTAAAATAA
- the hemL gene encoding glutamate-1-semialdehyde 2,1-aminomutase, which produces MKYQRSSALFQEAQKVIPGGVNSPVRAFKSVGGDPIFVEKAKGAYIYDVDGNKLIDYINSWGPMILGHAHEPVVNAVIEKSKRGTSFGMPTEIETDIAALAVSMVPNIDKIRFVNSGTEACMSAVRLARGFTGKDKIIKFAGCYHGHSDSFLIQAGSGAITFGAPNSPGVTKGTAKDTLLATYNNLANVEEVIAANKNEIACIILEPVAGNMGCIPPAAGFLEGLRKLCDANDILLIFDEVMTGFRLAAGGAQELFGVKADIVTFGKVIGGGLPVGAFAAREEIMNYLAPIGPVYQAGTLSGNPLAMAAGLAMLKELNENREVFNSINKKTEYLHKGLETALKTENVKFTINRVGSMISVHFSEVPVTDFASAAQASNENFKKFFHGLLNEGIYIAPSAFETWFICDALSYEDLDATIAACQKVAKKLN; this is translated from the coding sequence ATGAAATATCAAAGAAGCAGTGCGCTTTTTCAAGAGGCGCAAAAGGTTATTCCTGGCGGAGTTAATTCGCCGGTACGCGCATTTAAATCAGTTGGCGGAGATCCTATTTTCGTTGAAAAAGCGAAAGGGGCCTATATTTATGACGTAGATGGCAATAAACTAATTGATTATATAAATTCGTGGGGTCCTATGATTTTGGGCCACGCCCACGAACCGGTAGTCAATGCCGTTATTGAAAAATCTAAGCGAGGAACTTCCTTTGGTATGCCTACGGAAATTGAAACCGATATAGCGGCACTAGCGGTTTCTATGGTGCCAAATATTGATAAAATTAGATTTGTAAATAGCGGTACGGAAGCTTGTATGAGCGCAGTTAGATTGGCGCGTGGTTTTACGGGAAAAGACAAAATTATAAAATTTGCAGGTTGCTATCACGGACATAGTGATTCCTTTTTAATTCAGGCAGGCAGTGGTGCGATTACTTTTGGGGCACCAAATAGTCCTGGTGTAACTAAAGGCACCGCAAAAGATACCCTGCTTGCTACATATAACAATTTGGCAAATGTTGAAGAAGTAATTGCCGCAAATAAAAATGAAATTGCCTGTATAATTTTAGAGCCAGTTGCTGGAAATATGGGATGTATTCCACCAGCGGCGGGATTTTTAGAAGGCTTGCGTAAACTTTGTGATGCGAACGATATACTTTTAATTTTTGATGAAGTAATGACGGGGTTTAGACTTGCAGCGGGAGGAGCTCAGGAGTTGTTTGGTGTAAAGGCAGATATTGTTACCTTCGGAAAAGTAATTGGAGGTGGACTGCCGGTTGGCGCATTTGCCGCACGAGAAGAAATAATGAATTATCTGGCTCCTATTGGCCCTGTATATCAGGCGGGAACTTTAAGTGGCAACCCGTTGGCAATGGCGGCTGGATTGGCAATGTTAAAAGAATTGAACGAAAATCGAGAGGTTTTTAATTCAATTAATAAAAAGACAGAATACTTACACAAAGGCTTAGAAACAGCTTTAAAAACGGAAAATGTAAAATTTACTATTAATAGGGTAGGTTCAATGATATCGGTACATTTTTCAGAAGTTCCCGTTACAGATTTTGCGTCGGCGGCCCAAGCTAGCAATGAAAATTTTAAAAAGTTTTTTCACGGATTGCTGAATGAAGGAATTTACATTGCGCCGAGTGCTTTTGAAACTTGGTTTATTTGCGATGCATTGAGTTATGAAGATTTGGATGCTACTATTGCAGCATGCCAAAAGGTTGCAAAAAAGCTAAATTAG
- a CDS encoding glucosaminidase domain-containing protein: protein MIGRIIPLLLLCIICFGSCKSKKTASKYKKRQNTERVVRVNQTVKEKDTKAEEPSVVKVPVNTPYSERVANYINEFSGIAMEEMLQYGIPASITLAQGILESGAGAGELTMKANNHFGIKCHRGWEGESVYHDDDERGECFRKYSDPKYSYRDHSLFLTQRSRYQDLFKLRKDDYKGWAKGLRKAGYATDPKYPDKLISIVERYRLDQYDDQVLGKRVSTAEPDDTKIGTYAVKPGDTLYSISRRFNLTVETLKQYNGLKNNDLAIGQILYLHPVKNQ, encoded by the coding sequence ATGATTGGCAGAATTATTCCACTTCTCTTACTGTGTATTATTTGTTTTGGCAGTTGTAAATCGAAGAAAACAGCTTCAAAATATAAAAAAAGGCAAAATACGGAACGTGTGGTCCGCGTAAACCAAACGGTTAAAGAAAAGGACACCAAAGCAGAAGAACCTAGCGTTGTAAAAGTACCTGTGAATACACCCTATAGCGAACGTGTAGCAAATTACATTAATGAATTTAGTGGAATTGCCATGGAAGAAATGCTACAATACGGAATTCCTGCAAGCATTACTTTGGCACAGGGAATCTTAGAAAGTGGTGCTGGTGCTGGTGAACTCACAATGAAGGCAAACAATCATTTTGGTATAAAATGCCATAGAGGTTGGGAAGGCGAAAGTGTTTACCACGATGATGATGAGCGCGGCGAATGCTTTAGAAAATACAGCGATCCCAAATATTCATACAGAGATCACTCTTTATTTTTAACCCAGCGCAGCCGCTATCAAGATTTGTTTAAATTGCGAAAAGACGATTATAAAGGCTGGGCAAAAGGCTTGCGAAAGGCCGGTTATGCCACCGATCCAAAATATCCCGATAAACTTATAAGCATTGTAGAACGCTATAGATTGGATCAATATGACGATCAGGTTTTGGGAAAACGTGTAAGTACCGCAGAACCCGACGATACTAAAATTGGAACGTATGCGGTAAAACCCGGTGATACGCTTTACAGTATTTCAAGACGATTTAACCTTACAGTGGAAACCTTAAAACAATACAACGGATTAAAAAATAATGATCTGGCTATTGGGCAAATACTGTATCTACATCCTGTGAAAAATCAATAA
- a CDS encoding 1-aminocyclopropane-1-carboxylate deaminase/D-cysteine desulfhydrase translates to MKNLSFAEPLPTTEIDLSLFNISGNRLFLKREDLIHPFVSGNKFRKLKYNLRLADKQGYKTILTFGGAFSNHIAAVAAAGRELNFKTIGIIRGEELESKITENPTLSFAKNCGMQLYFISREAYRHKAEIDFINKLKTQFGDFYLLPEGGTNALAVKGCEEILNEKGLSADYICVSVGTGGTLAGLVVASEENQRVLGFSALKGTFQAKEISKFTSKTNFKITDAYCFGGYGKIDFELVRFINEFKEKTKIPLDPIYTGKMLYGIMDLLKKGHFKENSCIFAVHTGGLQGIAGMNQKLKKKNLPIIE, encoded by the coding sequence ATGAAAAATCTTTCGTTTGCAGAACCCCTTCCCACTACTGAAATAGATCTTTCACTATTTAATATCTCTGGAAATAGATTATTTTTAAAACGAGAAGATTTAATCCATCCATTTGTTTCAGGCAATAAATTCAGAAAACTTAAATACAACCTTCGGCTGGCTGATAAACAAGGATATAAAACGATTTTAACGTTTGGGGGAGCATTTTCAAATCATATTGCGGCAGTAGCGGCAGCTGGAAGAGAGTTAAATTTTAAAACCATAGGCATTATTCGGGGAGAAGAGCTAGAAAGCAAGATTACTGAAAACCCAACCCTTTCATTTGCCAAAAACTGCGGAATGCAATTATATTTTATTTCGCGAGAAGCATATAGACACAAAGCAGAAATTGATTTCATAAACAAATTAAAAACCCAATTTGGCGATTTCTATTTGTTGCCCGAAGGCGGAACCAATGCCTTGGCCGTAAAGGGATGTGAAGAAATTTTAAACGAAAAGGGATTATCGGCAGATTATATTTGTGTTTCCGTAGGTACGGGCGGTACGCTGGCTGGCTTGGTAGTGGCTTCAGAAGAAAACCAACGTGTTTTGGGTTTTTCGGCATTAAAAGGCACGTTTCAGGCGAAGGAAATTTCAAAATTTACTTCAAAAACAAATTTTAAAATTACCGATGCATATTGTTTTGGCGGATATGGTAAAATAGATTTTGAATTGGTTCGTTTTATAAATGAGTTCAAAGAAAAAACAAAAATTCCCTTAGATCCTATTTATACCGGAAAAATGTTGTACGGTATTATGGATCTTCTGAAAAAGGGGCATTTCAAAGAAAATAGCTGTATTTTTGCCGTTCATACAGGCGGTTTACAAGGCATAGCTGGTATGAACCAAAAATTGAAAAAGAAAAACCTACCTATAATTGAATAA
- a CDS encoding DUF5686 family protein, with product MKHLLILFLLITGASVHSQTKVSGVIKDATDYPVAFANVIFKDSQEGTISDENGRFYLESDKSYDTVVFSFIGFTTNEVELTSRTTYNMEVVMQESADALDEVVVYAGKTSKKNNPALDILRKIWENRRENGVKKFNQYQYDKYEKLEFDLNTIDSALIKSKIFKGMEFIFDQTDTSKITGNTYLPIFINEAASKVYGDNLLSEEKEVLQGNKNSGFENNQALIAFVKDLYSEYDVYDNYLKFFDKAFTSPLSKTGVDVYNYVLRDSAYRDNKWCYNIVYYPRRKNELTFKGDFWVNDTTWAIKEINLKASKSANLNWVRDVYIEQEFEVLNDSTFLITRDYFMSDFSFRKKEEARGIYGKRTTLYDNYIFNIPKDKKFYAQQVDPYNYEVYNRPDDFWEKNRMEKLSKDETGVYKMLDTLKTVGRFKALYNIGATLASGYYEVNNFDIGPVFSIFGFNEAEGMRIRLGGRTYFGQNDPWRLEGFGAYGFKDNRFKYGISGKWLLDRKSRLTVFGGNRRDVEQTGASLTNSNDVLGRSLASSSLLSVGSNDRLSRINLSTVGFDIEPWKNFILRLTTSYRTLKSATDTFSIDYKVMNDGVFTGEVKSVLKQAEIQLGFYYTPRKKTSGYGVERTVINEGDFPSFYAGYSYGLKDIMGGDFEYKKLQALYTQPWNIGGLGRLLSTVEVGTTIGAVPLSLLNPIPGNQTYFSLYNTFTQLDYYEFVSDTYASLHLQHNFGGRIFSRIPLLRNLDLREVVGFRAVYGTISQENINLNASNIVYKAPENIYWEWSVGIGNIFRVFRLDFNFRGNYLDNINARDFGVTGEFGFSF from the coding sequence ATGAAGCATCTTTTAATTTTATTTTTATTGATAACAGGTGCTTCGGTACATTCCCAAACCAAAGTAAGCGGTGTAATTAAAGATGCTACGGATTATCCTGTTGCTTTTGCAAACGTTATTTTTAAAGATTCGCAGGAGGGCACAATCTCTGACGAGAACGGGAGGTTTTATCTTGAAAGCGACAAAAGTTATGATACCGTTGTTTTTTCGTTTATAGGCTTTACCACTAATGAGGTGGAGCTTACTTCGCGCACTACGTATAATATGGAAGTAGTTATGCAAGAAAGCGCCGACGCATTGGACGAGGTAGTGGTGTATGCCGGGAAAACTTCAAAAAAAAACAATCCTGCCCTCGATATTCTTCGAAAAATTTGGGAAAATAGGCGGGAAAATGGTGTTAAAAAATTCAACCAATATCAGTACGATAAATACGAAAAACTTGAATTTGATTTAAATACAATTGACAGTGCGCTTATTAAGAGTAAGATTTTTAAGGGCATGGAATTTATATTTGACCAGACAGATACTTCAAAAATTACCGGAAACACTTATCTGCCCATTTTTATCAACGAAGCCGCTTCCAAAGTTTATGGCGATAATCTTTTGTCTGAAGAAAAGGAAGTATTGCAAGGAAATAAAAATTCAGGTTTTGAAAATAATCAGGCACTTATCGCTTTCGTAAAAGATCTTTATAGCGAATACGATGTGTATGATAACTATCTTAAATTTTTTGATAAAGCGTTTACAAGCCCACTTTCCAAAACGGGTGTAGACGTTTATAATTATGTGCTGCGAGATAGTGCATACCGCGACAATAAATGGTGTTATAATATTGTGTACTACCCCCGCCGAAAAAACGAGTTGACTTTTAAAGGCGATTTTTGGGTAAACGATACTACTTGGGCCATCAAGGAAATAAATTTAAAAGCTTCTAAAAGTGCAAACCTAAACTGGGTTCGCGATGTTTATATTGAACAAGAATTTGAAGTGCTAAACGATTCTACGTTTCTTATTACCCGCGATTATTTTATGAGCGATTTCAGCTTTAGAAAAAAAGAAGAGGCACGCGGCATTTATGGAAAGCGCACCACATTATACGATAATTACATTTTTAATATTCCAAAGGATAAAAAGTTTTACGCCCAGCAAGTAGATCCGTATAACTATGAAGTTTATAATCGTCCCGACGATTTTTGGGAAAAAAATAGAATGGAAAAGTTAAGCAAAGATGAAACTGGCGTCTATAAAATGCTCGACACGCTTAAAACGGTAGGTAGATTTAAAGCACTTTACAACATAGGTGCCACCCTGGCCAGTGGTTATTATGAAGTAAACAATTTTGATATTGGCCCTGTATTTTCAATTTTCGGATTTAATGAGGCCGAAGGAATGCGTATTCGCTTGGGAGGAAGAACCTATTTTGGTCAAAATGATCCTTGGCGACTTGAAGGTTTTGGGGCGTACGGGTTTAAGGATAATCGTTTTAAATATGGTATTTCTGGGAAATGGCTTTTAGATAGAAAATCCCGACTTACAGTTTTTGGGGGAAATCGTCGCGATGTGGAGCAAACAGGCGCGAGTCTAACCAACAGTAATGATGTTTTGGGAAGAAGTTTAGCGTCGTCGTCACTGCTTTCGGTGGGCTCTAACGACAGATTGTCGCGAATTAACTTGAGTACAGTAGGATTTGATATTGAACCTTGGAAGAATTTTATTTTGCGCTTAACTACTTCGTATAGAACATTAAAATCTGCCACCGATACGTTTAGCATAGACTACAAAGTAATGAATGATGGAGTTTTTACTGGCGAAGTAAAGAGCGTGCTTAAACAAGCCGAAATACAGCTTGGGTTCTATTATACGCCAAGAAAGAAAACTTCCGGATACGGTGTGGAACGCACTGTAATTAACGAAGGCGATTTTCCATCTTTTTATGCAGGTTATAGCTATGGTTTAAAAGATATAATGGGAGGCGATTTTGAGTATAAAAAACTGCAGGCACTATACACCCAACCTTGGAATATCGGGGGGCTAGGGCGCTTGCTCTCTACCGTTGAGGTGGGTACTACTATTGGCGCCGTACCATTAAGTTTGTTAAATCCCATACCCGGAAATCAAACGTATTTTAGTCTTTACAATACTTTTACGCAGCTAGATTATTACGAATTTGTTAGCGATACCTATGCGTCGCTTCATTTGCAGCATAATTTTGGAGGCAGAATATTTTCGAGAATTCCATTGTTGCGAAATTTAGATTTACGCGAGGTGGTTGGATTTAGAGCAGTTTATGGTACAATTTCGCAAGAGAATATAAATTTAAATGCCTCTAATATCGTGTATAAAGCCCCCGAAAATATCTACTGGGAGTGGAGTGTAGGCATAGGAAATATTTTTCGGGTTTTCAGACTCGATTTTAACTTTCGAGGTAATTATTTAGACAATATAAATGCTCGTGATTTCGGAGTTACGGGGGAGTTCGGCTTTTCATTTTAG
- a CDS encoding pyruvate dehydrogenase complex E1 component subunit beta translates to MKTLQFREAIQEAMSEEMRRDETIYLMGEEVAEYNGAYKASKGMLDEFGAKRVIDTPISENGFSGIAVGSAMNGNRPIVEFMTFNFSLVAIDQIINNAAKMRQMSGGQFNIPIVFRGPTASAGQLAATHSQAFESWYANCPGLKVIVPSNPADAKGLLKSAIRDNDPVIFMESEQMYGDKDEVPEGEYLIPIGVADIKRKGTDVTIVSFGKIIKEAYKAAETLAEEGIECEIIDLRTVRPLDYQAIYDSVKKTNRLVILEEAWPFGNVATEITYQVQNNVFDYLDAPIVKINTADTPAPYSPELLKEWLPNSEDVVKAVKKVLYRD, encoded by the coding sequence ATGAAGACACTACAATTTAGAGAAGCCATACAAGAAGCGATGAGTGAAGAAATGCGTCGCGACGAAACTATATACCTAATGGGCGAAGAAGTTGCCGAGTACAATGGTGCGTACAAAGCCAGTAAGGGAATGCTAGACGAATTTGGCGCAAAACGGGTTATTGACACCCCTATTTCCGAAAACGGATTTTCAGGTATAGCCGTGGGTTCTGCAATGAATGGCAACAGGCCCATCGTAGAATTTATGACGTTTAACTTCTCTCTCGTTGCAATAGACCAAATTATAAATAACGCTGCAAAAATGCGCCAAATGAGCGGTGGGCAATTTAATATTCCCATTGTTTTTCGTGGACCAACAGCTTCTGCAGGACAACTGGCCGCTACCCATAGCCAGGCTTTTGAAAGCTGGTATGCTAACTGTCCTGGATTAAAAGTAATTGTGCCAAGCAATCCTGCCGATGCAAAAGGGTTGCTAAAAAGTGCCATTCGCGATAACGACCCCGTAATTTTTATGGAAAGTGAGCAAATGTACGGCGATAAAGACGAAGTGCCAGAAGGCGAATATTTAATCCCCATTGGTGTTGCCGATATTAAAAGAAAAGGTACAGACGTAACTATTGTTTCTTTCGGAAAGATTATAAAAGAAGCTTACAAAGCGGCCGAAACACTTGCCGAAGAAGGTATTGAATGCGAAATTATAGATTTGCGTACCGTGCGTCCGTTGGATTATCAAGCAATTTACGACTCTGTAAAGAAAACAAATAGACTGGTTATTCTGGAAGAAGCATGGCCTTTTGGTAATGTTGCTACAGAAATAACGTACCAGGTTCAAAATAACGTTTTTGATTATTTAGATGCACCCATCGTAAAAATAAATACGGCAGATACGCCAGCTCCGTACTCGCCCGAATTATTAAAGGAATGGTTGCCAAATAGTGAAGATGTTGTTAAGGCTGTAAAGAAAGTGCTTTATAGAGACTAA